The Streptomyces sp. NBC_00691 genome has a segment encoding these proteins:
- a CDS encoding helix-turn-helix domain-containing protein, translated as MPRSSNDQVPCHYMVDGSWPHAALAPDAPVSAHYWQAFARNLERAMASTGHTLRTLAESTGVTHSTVSRVLNGKVMPDLGTLARLEAAFGFQLWPGPTALPPGPSVR; from the coding sequence ATGCCCAGGAGCAGCAACGACCAGGTGCCGTGCCACTACATGGTCGACGGCTCGTGGCCTCATGCCGCTCTCGCGCCGGACGCGCCGGTCAGTGCCCACTACTGGCAGGCCTTCGCGCGCAACCTGGAGCGGGCCATGGCATCCACCGGGCATACCCTGCGGACTCTCGCGGAGTCGACAGGGGTGACCCACTCCACGGTCAGCCGGGTGCTCAACGGCAAGGTCATGCCCGACCTCGGGACGCTCGCCCGCCTCGAAGCGGCCTTCGGGTTCCAGCTCTGGCCGGGGCCGACCGCGCTGCCTCCCGGGCCGTCCGTTCGCTGA
- a CDS encoding CBS domain-containing protein: MHARELAWPSTPVHPHVTLREAAELLVRERSPALVVVSEDGHPLAVVPAADVLTATLPDPVREDPLLAASAKASLDDAVRARAAHLRLTDVLPKHLPAPAVVSPAASPLHMASLMERTGSHLVVVVDYRDERPELLGTVDAATLLQHYL, translated from the coding sequence ATGCACGCACGTGAACTTGCCTGGCCCTCCACCCCCGTGCACCCGCACGTCACCTTGAGGGAGGCCGCGGAACTGCTGGTCCGTGAACGGTCCCCGGCTCTCGTCGTCGTGAGCGAGGACGGTCATCCGCTGGCGGTCGTTCCCGCGGCTGACGTCCTGACCGCTACCCTGCCCGACCCCGTACGGGAGGACCCGCTCCTCGCCGCATCGGCGAAGGCATCTCTCGACGACGCCGTGCGGGCCCGTGCGGCGCATCTCCGGCTCACCGACGTACTGCCCAAGCACCTGCCCGCTCCGGCCGTCGTGAGCCCCGCTGCCTCACCCCTCCACATGGCCTCGCTCATGGAACGGACCGGCAGCCATCTCGTCGTGGTCGTCGACTACCGCGACGAGCGGCCCGAACTCCTCGGCACCGTCGACGCGGCCACCCTGCTCCAGCACTACCTCTGA
- a CDS encoding cation:proton antiporter, whose translation MVLVAVFGAALLVAVLLSGLAARTVLSTSLLFLVGGALVSDGFLGLIHISPESEIVAVTADLALFAVLFTDGMHVSFAKLRANWRNPARALGLGMPLACVGMALITHYLVGLDWTTSFLVGAVLAPTDPVFASAIVGRKEVPARLRELLNVESGINDGLALPVVLILIAAAGPTAAGAEASYGSIALELGLGLAFGVLLPLIVNGLVRFRLLGAEPKLQPLLPLATGIILYAACHLTHANPYLAAFSAGAVLAAVSPESKNAFEPLGESLAELAKFAALLVFGALLTPQLFGDLSLGGYAAVVLAIVLIRPGSLLLSLWGTRIDRREKLVAAWFRPKGFASVVYGLLVLQAGIPQGQEAYTVIAVCIAFSIIAHSSTDVPIARLFHVDDLVEAGTTPQPRPCTEPTTTEALPHART comes from the coding sequence ATGGTGCTCGTCGCCGTCTTCGGAGCCGCGCTGCTCGTCGCGGTCCTGCTGTCCGGGCTCGCCGCCCGTACCGTCCTGTCCACCTCGCTGCTCTTCCTCGTGGGCGGGGCACTGGTCAGTGACGGCTTCCTCGGGCTGATCCACATCTCGCCCGAGAGCGAGATCGTGGCGGTCACCGCCGACCTCGCCCTGTTCGCCGTCCTGTTCACCGACGGTATGCACGTGTCCTTCGCCAAGCTGCGCGCCAACTGGCGTAATCCGGCAAGGGCATTGGGCCTGGGTATGCCGCTCGCCTGCGTCGGCATGGCGCTGATCACCCACTACCTCGTCGGCCTGGACTGGACGACCTCGTTCCTCGTCGGCGCGGTCCTGGCACCGACGGACCCGGTGTTCGCCTCCGCGATCGTGGGCCGCAAGGAGGTCCCCGCCCGCCTCCGTGAGCTCCTCAACGTCGAGAGCGGCATCAACGACGGCCTCGCACTGCCCGTCGTCCTGATCCTCATCGCCGCCGCCGGTCCGACCGCGGCCGGCGCCGAGGCGTCGTACGGAAGCATTGCCCTGGAGCTCGGCCTCGGCCTCGCCTTCGGCGTGCTGCTGCCCCTGATCGTCAACGGGCTCGTACGCTTCCGGCTGCTCGGCGCCGAGCCCAAGCTCCAGCCACTCCTTCCCCTGGCCACCGGCATCATCCTCTACGCCGCCTGCCACCTGACCCACGCCAACCCCTACCTCGCGGCCTTCTCCGCGGGTGCCGTCCTCGCTGCCGTATCCCCGGAGTCGAAGAACGCCTTTGAGCCGCTGGGGGAGTCGCTGGCCGAACTCGCCAAGTTCGCCGCCCTGCTCGTGTTCGGAGCGCTCCTCACGCCGCAGCTCTTCGGCGACCTGTCCCTGGGCGGATACGCGGCCGTGGTCCTCGCGATCGTGCTGATCCGGCCGGGCTCGCTGTTGCTCTCGCTGTGGGGCACCCGGATCGACCGCCGGGAGAAGCTGGTGGCGGCATGGTTCCGGCCGAAGGGGTTCGCCTCGGTCGTCTACGGCCTGCTGGTTCTCCAGGCCGGCATCCCACAGGGGCAGGAGGCGTACACCGTGATCGCGGTCTGCATCGCCTTCTCGATCATCGCTCACAGCAGCACCGACGTCCCCATTGCCCGCCTCTTCCACGTCGACGACCTCGTCGAGGCCGGCACCACGCCCCAGCCCCGTCCCTGCACCGAGCCGACGACCACCGAGGCCCTTCCTCATGCACGCACGTGA
- a CDS encoding DM13 domain-containing protein, translating into MERGRSRKPWVGLVAAVGVAVAAGLAWFKPWALWVDETVHEALPSAVAPSTTPPTGTPTTDPGPSASVTAPPAGPVTVAQGTFISHEHATTGTVKVVRLADGTHTLRLEGLDTSNGPDLRVWLSDAPVKEGKAGWGVFDDGRYVSLAKLKGNKGDQNYPLPADVDWSTYPSVSIWCDRFDVSFGAAALARV; encoded by the coding sequence TTGGAACGGGGCCGGAGCAGGAAGCCGTGGGTGGGCCTGGTGGCCGCCGTGGGAGTGGCCGTGGCGGCAGGGCTGGCGTGGTTCAAGCCGTGGGCCCTGTGGGTGGACGAGACGGTCCATGAGGCGCTGCCCTCTGCGGTCGCGCCGTCCACGACACCACCCACCGGCACACCGACGACGGACCCGGGCCCTTCCGCTTCGGTGACCGCGCCGCCCGCCGGACCGGTCACGGTCGCGCAGGGCACGTTCATCAGCCATGAGCACGCGACCACCGGCACGGTGAAGGTGGTCCGTCTCGCCGACGGCACCCACACGCTGCGGCTGGAAGGACTCGACACGAGCAACGGCCCCGACCTGCGCGTCTGGTTGAGCGACGCGCCGGTCAAGGAGGGCAAGGCCGGGTGGGGAGTATTCGACGACGGCCGGTACGTCAGCCTCGCCAAGCTCAAGGGAAACAAAGGCGACCAGAACTATCCCCTGCCCGCGGACGTCGACTGGTCGACGTACCCCAGCGTCAGCATCTGGTGCGACCGGTTCGACGTCTCCTTCGGAGCTGCCGCCCTCGCCCGCGTCTGA
- the nhaA gene encoding Na+/H+ antiporter NhaA → MTQSRPRKVILGLLPWPERQAVAEALRTETVGGLVLLAAAVVALIWANSPWSAAYESVRDFHFGIPALGLDLSVAHWTADGLLAVFFLVAGIELKREFVVGELRTPATAALPVVAAVCGMAVPAALYVLTVTVGGGSLEGWAVPMATDIAFALAVLAVLSTHLPSALRAFLLTLAVVDDLGAILIIAVFFTSDLDFWALGAAVVGLVVFYVLQRLRVRGWWWYVPLGIAVWALMYNSGVHATVAGVAMGLILRTTRDKGETASPAARVSHLVHPFSAGVAVPLFALFAAGVGVSGGALVHVFTDPEPLGVVIGLVVGKVLGIFLGTYLAARFTRAQLNPDLAWADVFGLATLAGIGFTVALLIGELAFPAGPEAEHVKAAVLVGSLTAAALAAVLLRRRNRIYKQLWEDEERDDDADGIPDIYQTGARPGSAG, encoded by the coding sequence ATGACGCAGTCACGCCCGCGCAAGGTGATCCTCGGCCTGCTGCCCTGGCCGGAACGACAGGCCGTCGCCGAGGCCCTGCGCACCGAGACCGTTGGCGGACTCGTCCTGCTCGCCGCCGCCGTCGTCGCCCTGATCTGGGCGAACAGCCCGTGGAGTGCCGCGTACGAGTCCGTGCGCGACTTCCACTTCGGCATCCCCGCCCTCGGCCTGGACCTCTCCGTCGCTCACTGGACGGCCGACGGCCTGCTCGCGGTCTTCTTCCTGGTCGCCGGCATCGAGCTGAAGCGCGAATTCGTCGTCGGCGAACTGCGCACCCCCGCCACCGCCGCCCTGCCCGTCGTCGCGGCGGTGTGCGGCATGGCCGTCCCCGCCGCCCTCTACGTGCTCACCGTCACCGTCGGCGGCGGGAGCCTTGAGGGCTGGGCCGTGCCGATGGCCACGGACATCGCCTTCGCGCTGGCGGTCCTCGCCGTCCTCAGCACCCACCTGCCTTCCGCGCTGCGTGCGTTCCTGCTCACCCTGGCCGTCGTCGACGACCTCGGCGCCATCCTGATCATCGCGGTCTTCTTCACCTCCGACCTCGACTTCTGGGCCCTGGGCGCAGCCGTCGTCGGACTCGTCGTCTTCTACGTGCTCCAGCGCCTCCGGGTGCGCGGCTGGTGGTGGTACGTGCCCCTGGGCATCGCGGTCTGGGCGCTGATGTACAACTCCGGCGTCCACGCCACCGTCGCCGGCGTCGCCATGGGCCTCATCCTGCGCACCACCCGCGACAAGGGGGAGACGGCGTCCCCGGCAGCCAGGGTCTCCCACCTCGTGCACCCCTTCTCCGCGGGCGTCGCGGTCCCCCTCTTCGCGCTGTTCGCCGCAGGGGTCGGTGTCTCGGGCGGCGCCCTCGTCCACGTCTTCACCGACCCCGAACCCCTCGGCGTGGTCATCGGTCTCGTCGTCGGCAAGGTCCTCGGCATCTTCCTCGGCACCTACCTCGCCGCACGGTTCACCCGCGCCCAGCTAAACCCCGACCTCGCCTGGGCCGACGTCTTCGGCCTCGCCACCCTGGCCGGGATCGGCTTCACCGTCGCCCTCCTCATCGGCGAACTCGCCTTCCCGGCAGGCCCCGAAGCCGAACACGTCAAGGCCGCAGTCCTCGTGGGCTCCCTCACCGCCGCCGCCCTCGCCGCCGTACTGCTGCGCCGGCGCAACCGCATCTACAAGCAGTTGTGGGAAGACGAAGAGCGCGACGACGACGCCGACGGCATCCCCGACATCTACCAGACCGGCGCGCGACCCGGCAGCGCCGGGTGA
- a CDS encoding alanine/glycine:cation symporter family protein → MSLDSLTQSVDKAVSGFFEPIASRLGEIVFYSVPVAGTELPLIVAWLVVAGLVFTGWFGFVQLRKFRLAIDVVRGKYDEKGSAGEVNHFQALTAAVSGTVGLGNIAGVAVAVSIGGPGATFWMILCGLLGMGTKFVEVTLGVKYREVHADGTVSGGPMHYLPKGLAERFGKNGKTLGKVLAVLASFMILFFGLFGGNLFQVNQSYAQLVSVTGGEDGALGSSAGALFFGILIAALVGIVLLVGIRSIASVTSKLVPAMAGIYIAACLVVIAVNASAVPSAVSTIIEGAFNPEGVAGGVLGALIIGFKRAAFSNEAGLGSAPIAHSAVKTKHPASEGLVALLEPFIDTVVICTMTALTIVIANPASYVELRNGGESIGGVTITSDAFGTVMPWFPYILTVAVMLFAISTVLTWGYYCMKAWTHLFGRSRASELTFKVLYTVFAVAGSLLTLQTLIDMADAVLFMLAVINIIGLYLLAPVVKRELNSFLAYVKKRDAGLDTNSDGETDQEPVKTTV, encoded by the coding sequence GTGTCTCTCGATTCCCTCACCCAGTCCGTCGACAAGGCGGTCAGCGGCTTCTTCGAGCCGATAGCCAGTCGGCTCGGCGAGATCGTCTTCTACTCCGTGCCCGTCGCGGGCACGGAGCTGCCCCTGATCGTGGCCTGGCTCGTCGTCGCCGGTCTCGTCTTCACCGGCTGGTTCGGCTTCGTGCAGTTGCGCAAGTTCCGCCTCGCGATCGATGTGGTGCGCGGCAAGTACGACGAGAAGGGGTCGGCCGGCGAGGTCAACCACTTCCAGGCGCTGACCGCCGCCGTCTCCGGCACGGTCGGACTCGGCAACATCGCCGGTGTGGCCGTCGCCGTCTCCATCGGCGGGCCGGGTGCCACGTTCTGGATGATCCTGTGTGGCCTGCTCGGCATGGGCACCAAGTTCGTCGAGGTCACCCTCGGTGTGAAGTACCGCGAGGTGCACGCCGACGGCACCGTCTCCGGCGGCCCCATGCACTACCTGCCCAAGGGCCTGGCCGAGCGTTTCGGCAAGAACGGCAAGACCCTCGGCAAGGTCCTCGCGGTCCTCGCCTCCTTCATGATCCTGTTCTTCGGCCTCTTCGGTGGCAACCTGTTCCAGGTCAACCAGTCCTACGCGCAGCTCGTCTCCGTCACCGGCGGCGAGGACGGTGCCCTGGGCTCCTCCGCCGGCGCCCTGTTCTTCGGCATCCTGATCGCCGCCCTCGTCGGCATCGTGCTCCTCGTCGGCATCCGTTCCATCGCCTCCGTGACCAGCAAGCTCGTGCCCGCGATGGCCGGCATCTACATCGCCGCCTGCCTCGTCGTCATCGCCGTCAACGCCTCCGCCGTGCCTTCCGCGGTCTCCACGATCATCGAGGGCGCCTTCAACCCCGAAGGCGTCGCCGGCGGTGTCCTGGGTGCGCTGATCATCGGCTTCAAGCGGGCCGCGTTCTCCAACGAGGCCGGCCTCGGCTCCGCCCCGATCGCCCACTCCGCGGTGAAGACCAAGCACCCCGCGAGCGAGGGCCTGGTCGCCCTCCTGGAGCCGTTCATCGACACGGTCGTCATCTGCACCATGACCGCCCTGACCATCGTCATCGCCAACCCCGCCAGCTATGTCGAGCTCCGTAACGGCGGCGAGTCCATCGGCGGCGTCACCATCACCTCCGACGCCTTCGGCACGGTCATGCCCTGGTTCCCGTACATCCTCACCGTCGCGGTGATGCTGTTCGCGATCTCCACGGTCCTGACCTGGGGCTACTACTGCATGAAGGCCTGGACCCACCTCTTCGGCCGCAGCAGGGCCAGCGAGCTGACCTTCAAGGTCCTCTACACCGTCTTCGCGGTCGCGGGCTCCCTGCTCACCCTGCAGACGCTGATCGACATGGCCGACGCGGTGCTCTTCATGCTCGCGGTCATCAACATCATCGGCCTCTACCTCCTCGCCCCCGTCGTCAAGCGCGAGCTGAACTCCTTCCTCGCCTACGTGAAGAAGCGCGACGCCGGCCTCGACACGAACTCCGACGGGGAAACCGACCAGGAGCCGGTGAAGACCACCGTCTGA
- a CDS encoding SPFH domain-containing protein encodes MDVPGLLIAGLILAALAVFTVVRAVRIVPQARARNVERLGRYRRTLRPGLNLVIPYVDRVYPVIDLREQVVSFRPQPVITEDNLVVEIDTVLYFQVTDPRAAAYEIADFLQGVEQLTVTTLRNVVGSMDLEKTLTSRDTINNQLRGVLDEATGKWGLRVNRVEIKAIDPPQSIKDAMEKQMRAERDKRAAILGAEGQRQSQILTAEGDKQAAVLRAEGNRTAEILKAEGQSRAVDEVFQAVHRNDPDPKLLAYQYMQMLPQLAQGAGSTFWVIPSEVTSALQGVSRAFNEVLPPSPAVRETSAEDRAATQAADDAAQAAEAAAEALADAAEVDADTYPFTAGHQEQQGPEGS; translated from the coding sequence ATGGACGTGCCGGGACTGCTCATAGCCGGTCTGATCCTCGCGGCGCTCGCGGTCTTCACCGTGGTGCGGGCGGTACGCATAGTGCCGCAGGCACGGGCCCGCAACGTCGAACGCCTCGGCCGCTACCGGCGCACCTTGAGGCCGGGCCTCAACCTCGTCATCCCCTACGTCGACCGCGTCTATCCGGTGATCGACCTGAGGGAACAGGTGGTCTCGTTCCGGCCGCAGCCGGTCATCACCGAGGACAACCTGGTCGTCGAGATCGACACCGTGCTGTACTTCCAGGTCACTGACCCGCGGGCGGCCGCCTACGAGATCGCCGACTTCCTGCAGGGCGTCGAACAGCTCACCGTCACCACCCTGCGCAACGTCGTGGGTTCGATGGACCTGGAGAAGACCCTGACCTCCCGTGACACCATCAACAACCAGCTCCGCGGCGTGCTCGACGAGGCGACCGGCAAGTGGGGGCTGAGGGTCAACCGCGTGGAGATCAAGGCCATCGACCCTCCGCAGTCCATCAAGGACGCCATGGAGAAGCAGATGCGCGCCGAGCGCGACAAGCGGGCGGCGATCCTGGGAGCGGAGGGGCAGCGCCAGTCGCAGATCCTGACCGCCGAGGGAGACAAGCAGGCAGCCGTGCTCCGGGCGGAGGGCAACCGCACCGCCGAAATCCTCAAGGCCGAGGGGCAGTCCCGGGCCGTCGACGAGGTGTTCCAGGCCGTCCACCGCAACGACCCCGACCCCAAGCTCCTCGCCTACCAGTACATGCAGATGCTGCCCCAGCTCGCCCAGGGCGCGGGCAGCACCTTCTGGGTGATTCCCAGCGAGGTCACGTCCGCGCTCCAAGGGGTGTCCCGCGCCTTCAACGAGGTGCTGCCCCCGTCTCCGGCCGTCCGGGAGACGTCCGCGGAGGACAGGGCCGCCACCCAGGCGGCCGACGACGCGGCGCAGGCGGCGGAGGCCGCTGCCGAGGCACTCGCCGACGCGGCCGAAGTCGACGCCGACACATATCCCTTCACCGCCGGCCATCAGGAGCAGCAGGGGCCAGAGGGCAGCTAG
- a CDS encoding NfeD family protein: MDPWLVWLIAAGVLAVAEIFTLTAALGILGVAAAVTAGAAAFGLSPPLQLVVFTALAATSLLFVRPVAARHLLRPQTERFGTDALVGRPARVVSEVTGLGGRVRIGGEEWTARAYDETLVIPPGATVDVMEIDGATAVVYPRE, translated from the coding sequence ATGGACCCATGGCTGGTCTGGTTGATCGCCGCAGGGGTATTGGCGGTGGCGGAGATCTTCACCCTCACCGCCGCGCTCGGGATCCTCGGCGTCGCGGCGGCCGTCACGGCGGGAGCCGCCGCATTCGGGCTCTCGCCGCCCTTGCAGCTCGTGGTCTTCACCGCTCTGGCCGCCACCAGCCTGTTGTTCGTGCGCCCCGTCGCAGCGCGCCATCTGCTCAGGCCGCAGACCGAGCGCTTCGGCACGGACGCGCTGGTGGGCCGCCCCGCCCGTGTCGTGTCGGAGGTGACGGGCCTGGGCGGCAGGGTCCGCATCGGTGGCGAGGAGTGGACGGCCCGCGCCTACGACGAGACGCTGGTGATACCTCCGGGGGCGACCGTCGACGTCATGGAAATCGATGGCGCCACCGCCGTCGTCTACCCCCGGGAGTGA